A segment of the Parcubacteria group bacterium ADurb.Bin159 genome:
GGGGGAGAAAAAGAAAAAAAGAAAAGAAAAAAAGAAGAAAGTAAAAAACCAAAAGAAAAGAAAGACTAAAATTAAAAATTTTATTTTGCGTTCAGAATGTAATTTATATTATATTTAAATTTTATTTAATCATATATTTATGACAATGTTTATACCTATTATTATTTCCTTAATTGGTTTTTTGTTTATTTTTTTATCAACCCTTCAAATCAAATCAAAAGAAAAAGGGCCTTCCTCAGTGGAAAAAATTGGTTCAGCTATTAGAAAAGGGGCTGTGGCTTTTTTAAAAAAAGAGTATGGGGTTTTAATTATTTTTGTTTTATTAATCAGCTTAGCTTTATTTCTTTCTCCTCTTGGCGCAAAAACCAGTTTTGCTTTTTTACTAGGAGCATTTTTTTCAATTTTAGCCGGAAACATTGGTATGAAAATTGCCACTTTAGCCAACGTTAAAACATCTTTGGCTTCTCAGAAGAGTCTTTCGTCAGCATTAAATATTGCTTTCTCTTCAGGGTCTATTATGGGGACATCAGTTGTCTCTTTAGGAATTTTAGGAATTTCTTTACTTTATCTTATTTTTAAGGATCCTCAAATTATTTACGGGTTTGGTTTCGGCGCTTCTTTGGTCGCCTTATTTAGTCGAGTAGGAGGAGGAATTTATACTAAAGCCGCTGACGTGGGAGCTGACTTGGTAGGGAAGGTGGAAAAAAATATTCCTGAAGACGATCCTCGTAATCCAGCAGTTATCGCCGATAATGTAGGTGATAATGTAGGCGATGTAGCGGGAATGGGTGCTGATTTGTTTGAGAGTTATGTTGATTCCATTATTGTGGCTATGGCATTAGGAACAATGATAAATTATGGCATTAAAGAAAAAATGGTGCTTTTGCCTTTATTTTTATCAGCTTTAGGGTTGATTGCCAGTTTAATAGGTAGTGTGGTGGTTAAATTATGGTCGAAAGGAAAACCTAATAAAGTGTTGAATCGCGGCGTTTTTATCAGTAATGGTTTGATGATTCTAATGAGCGCATTTTTTATAAGATTTTGGCTTCCTTCGCAGATAAACTTATTTTGGGCTTTAATATCCGGATTATTAACTGGAATTATTATTGGGATAATTACTGAGCATTACACTTCATCTCGAAAAAAACCTACTCAAGAAATAGCTAAATCTTCCATTACTGGTCCAGCTACTAATATTATTTCCGGATTGTCTTTAGGAATGGAAAGCACGGTTGGTCCGGTATTAATTGTGTGTTTATCTATACTTATATCTTTTAAATTAGGAGGGTTATATGGCCTGTCTATAGCTGCTGTAGGAATGCTTTCCACTTTAGGTATTACTTTAGCTATTGACGCTTATGGGCCAGTGGCTGATAATGCTGCAGGAATTTCTCAAATGTCTAATTTAGGGGAAGAAGCTAGAAAAAGATGTGAAGAGTTAGATGCTGTAGGCAATACCACTGCCGCTGTAGGAAAAGGATTTGCTATAGGATCAGCTGCTTTGACGGCTTTAATATTGGCAGTAAATTATAGCCAAGCAGCAGGTCTAAATTTTTTAGATATTTTAAATCCTAAAGTTATTATTGGTCTTTTTATCGGCGGATTAATTGTTTTTATCTTTTGTTCTTTGACATTAAAATCCGTGGGGAAAGTGGCTTTTTCTGTAGTGAATGAAGTTAGAGAACAATTTAAAGACGAAAAAATTTTGAGAGGAGAAAAATCTCCGGACTATGAACGTTGTGTAAAAATTGTTACTACTTCTGCTCTTTCTAAAATGTGCCTTCCTTCTTTAATAGCTATTTTAGTTCCTTTACTTATTGGCATTTTATTAGGAAAAGAAGCTTTAGGAGGTCTTTTAATTGGGGCCATTATTACTGGATTTTTATGGGCAGTAATGATGGCTAATGCCGGTGGAGCATGGGATAATGCGAAAAAATATGTAGAAGAAGGAAA
Coding sequences within it:
- the hppA1 gene encoding putative K(+)-stimulated pyrophosphate-energized sodium pump, which translates into the protein MTMFIPIIISLIGFLFIFLSTLQIKSKEKGPSSVEKIGSAIRKGAVAFLKKEYGVLIIFVLLISLALFLSPLGAKTSFAFLLGAFFSILAGNIGMKIATLANVKTSLASQKSLSSALNIAFSSGSIMGTSVVSLGILGISLLYLIFKDPQIIYGFGFGASLVALFSRVGGGIYTKAADVGADLVGKVEKNIPEDDPRNPAVIADNVGDNVGDVAGMGADLFESYVDSIIVAMALGTMINYGIKEKMVLLPLFLSALGLIASLIGSVVVKLWSKGKPNKVLNRGVFISNGLMILMSAFFIRFWLPSQINLFWALISGLLTGIIIGIITEHYTSSRKKPTQEIAKSSITGPATNIISGLSLGMESTVGPVLIVCLSILISFKLGGLYGLSIAAVGMLSTLGITLAIDAYGPVADNAAGISQMSNLGEEARKRCEELDAVGNTTAAVGKGFAIGSAALTALILAVNYSQAAGLNFLDILNPKVIIGLFIGGLIVFIFCSLTLKSVGKVAFSVVNEVREQFKDEKILRGEKSPDYERCVKIVTTSALSKMCLPSLIAILVPLLIGILLGKEALGGLLIGAIITGFLWAVMMANAGGAWDNAKKYVEEGNLGGKNSDVHKATVIGDTVGDPMKDCSGPSLNILIKLISIIALIIAPLL